The Impatiens glandulifera chromosome 8, dImpGla2.1, whole genome shotgun sequence genome includes a window with the following:
- the LOC124911907 gene encoding transcription factor MYBS3-like, translated as MARKCSHCGNIGHNSRTCTSYRTNTTTTVDNIGGLKLFGVHLDLSSSSSSIFIKKSLSMDCLPSSSSPSHFTSLPSSRLSLQENINGLLGRNQERKKGMPWTEEEHRRFVEGLEKLGKGDWRGISNNFVKTRTSTQVASHAQKYFLRQDSHNNKKRRSSLFDMVSEQTSSKSKKYVPDLELTLAVPMGTSQPNSSSSPLLLSNLLASY; from the exons ATGGCAAGAAAGTGCTCACATTGTGGAAACATAGGCCATAATTCAAGAACATGCACATCATATAGAACCAACACGACAACTACGGTCGATAATATCGGTGGGCTAAAGCTATTCGGGGTTCATCTCGACttatcttcttcctcctcttccattTTCATCAAGAAAAGCCTAAGCATGGATTGTCTTCCCTCGTCATCATCCCCGTCTCATTTTACTTCTTTACCTTCGTCAAGACTTTCCCTCCAAGAAAACATAAACGGGCTTTTAGGTCGAAaccaagagagaaagaaag GGATGCCATGGACGGAGGAAGAACATAGAAGGTTTGTAGAAGGATTGGAGAAGCTTGGAAAAGGTGATTGGAGAGGAATTTCCAACAACTTTGTGAAAACAAGGACTTCAACACAAGTTGCTAGTCATGCTCAAAAATACTTTCTCCGACAAGACAGCCACAATAACAAGAAGAGGCGTTCAAGTCTCTTCGATATGGTATCCGAACAAACATCTTCTAAGTCGAAGAAATATGTTCCTGACTTAGAGCTCACGCTTGCGGTTCCAATGGGGACTAGCCAACCAAATTCTTCTTCGAGTCCTCTCTTATTATCGAACCTATTAGCATCATATTGA